A single Lemur catta isolate mLemCat1 chromosome 20, mLemCat1.pri, whole genome shotgun sequence DNA region contains:
- the TPPP3 gene encoding tubulin polymerization-promoting protein family member 3, with product MAASTDIAGLEESFRKFAIHGDPKASGQEMNGKNWAKLCKDCKVADGKAVTGTDVDIVFSKVKGKSARVINYEEFKKALEELATKRFKGKSKEEAFDAICQLVAGKEPANVGVTKAKTGGAVERLTDTSKYTGSHKERFDESGKGKGIAGRQDILDDSGYVSAYKNAGTYDAKVKK from the exons ATGGCAGCGAGCACAGACATAGCTGGCCTGGAGGAGAGTTTCCGCAAGTTTGCCATCCATGGTGACCCCAAGGCCAGTGGGCAAGAGATGAATGGCAAGAACTGGGCCAAGCTGTGCAAGGACTGCAAGGTGGCTGATGGAAAGGCCGTGACAGGGACTGATGTCGACATCGTCTTCTCCAAAGTCAA GGGGAAGTCTGCTCGGGTCATCAACTATGAGGAGTTCAAGAAGGCCCTGGAAGAGCTGGCAACCAAGCGATTCAAGGGGAAGAGCAAAGAGGAGGCCTTTGATGCCATCTGCCAGCTGGTGGCAGGCAAGGAACCAGCCAACGTGGGCGTCACT AAAGCGAAAACAGGAGGTGCTGTGGAGCGGCTGACTGACACCAGCAAGTATACCGGTTCCCACAAGGAGCGCTTCGACGAGAGCGGCAAGGGCAAGGGCATTGCTGGACGGCAGGACATCCTGGATGACAGCGGCTATGTGAGTGCCTACAAGAATGCAGGCACCTATGATGCCAAGGTGAAGAAGTGA
- the ZDHHC1 gene encoding palmitoyltransferase ZDHHC1 isoform X2 has product MYKMNICNKPSNKTAPEKSVWTAPEQASRPSLELPGQRSRRNGWSWPPHPLQIVAWLLYLFFAVIGFGILVPLLPHHWVPAGYACMGAIFAGHLVVHLTAVSIDPADANVRDKSYAGPLPIFNRSQHAHVIEDLHCNLCDVDVSARSKHCSACNKCVCGFDHHCKWLNNCVGERNYRLFLHSVASALLGVLLLVLVAIYVFVEFFVNPMRLRTNRHFEVLKNHTDVWFVFLPAAPVETQAPAILALAALLILLGLLSTALLGHLLCFHIYLMWHKLTTYEYIVQHRPPQEAKGAHRELESCPLKMRPIQETEFYMRTFSHVRPEPPGQTRPAAVNAKPSQLLATSGQGEPPLPSSPDTVALPPEIRPQKKRKLRVYKVPRAETLDQASPLPRLQEPGGPGHSSSPSTDSEGASPVHSAGRAGAYHSASAESMDEIPVAQTRLGSAALAAPGGKGREPGLALQARAPAVFVSRSSGEPGLRDCGAAGRPA; this is encoded by the exons atgtacaaG aTGAACATCTGCAATAAGCCCTCCAATAAGACGGCTCCTGAGAAGAGTGTGTGGACGGCGCCTGAGCAGGCCAGTAGACCCTCCCTGGAGCTGCCGGGCCAGCGATCCCGCCGCAATGGGTGGAGCTGGCCCCCTCACCCGCTCCAGATTGTGGCCTGGCTGCTGTACCTCTTCTTTGCTGTGATCGGCTTTGGGATCCTTGTTCCCCTCCTGCCTCACCACTGGGTGCCTGCTGGCTACGCT TGCATGGGTGCCATCTTTGCTGGCCACCTCGTGGTGCACCTGACCGCCGTCTCCATCGATCCAGCAGATGCCAACGTTCGGGACAAGAGCTATGCGGGTCCCCTACCCATCTTCAACCGCAGCCAACATGCTCATGTTATTGAAGACCTGCACTGCAACTTGTGCGATGTGGATGT GAGCGCCCGCTCCAAGCATTGCAGCGCCTGCAACAAGTGCGTTTGCGGCTTCGACCACCACTGCAAGTGGCTCAACAACTGCGTGGGCGAGAGGAACTACCG GCTCTTTCTACACAGTGTAGCATCCGCCTTACTGGGTGTCCTGCtcctggtgctggtggccatTTATGTCTTCGTGGAGTTCTTTGTCAACCCCATGAGGCTGCGCACCAACCGACACTTTGAAG TCCTGAAGAATCACACAGATGTGTGGTTCGTGTTCCTGCCTGCTGCCCCTGTGGAGACCCAGGCTCCTGCCATCCTGGCCCTGGCTGCCCTCCTGATCCTTCTGGGCCTGCTCTCCACAGCCCTGCTCGGCCACCTGCTCTGCTTCCACATTTATCTCA tgTGGCACAAGCTCACCACCTATGAGTACATCGTGCAGCACCGCCCACCACAGGAGGCAAAGGGGGCCCACAGGGAGCTCGAGTCATGCCCCCTCAAGATGCGGCCCATTCAG gaGACAGAGTTCTACATGCGGACCTTCAGCCATGTGCGCCCAGAGCCCCCCGGCCAGACCAGGCCAGCGGCAGTGAATGCCAA ACCCTCCCAGCTTCTTGCTACCAGTGGCCAAGGGGAGCCTccactgccctcctccccagacaCTGTCGCCCTGCCTCCTGAGATCCGACCCCAG aaaaagagaaagctgcGCGTGTATAAGGTTCCAAGAGCTGAGACCTTGGACCAGGCGTCCCCGCTGCCCAGGCTGCAGG AGCCCGGGGGGCCCGGCCACAGCTCCAGCCCGTCGACGGATTCCGAGGGCGCCAGCCCGGTGCACTCCGCTGGCCGTGCTGGCGCCTACCACTCGGCGTCAGCCGAGTCCATGGACGAGATTCCAGTGGCGCAGACGCGCCTGGGCAGTGCCGCTCTGGCCGCTCCAGGGGGCAAGGGCCGGGAGCCCGGGCTGGCGCTGCAGGCGCGTGCGCCCGCCGTTTTCGTGAGCCGGAGCAGCGGCGAGCCGGGATTGCGGGATTGCGGGGCGGCCGGGAGGCCCGCCTAG
- the ZDHHC1 gene encoding palmitoyltransferase ZDHHC1 isoform X1, whose protein sequence is MLEPSARFPCRVAGWWLQVPACHPHAKTWLQWGPGLQRGLLRTVLSLLFLSLEMNICNKPSNKTAPEKSVWTAPEQASRPSLELPGQRSRRNGWSWPPHPLQIVAWLLYLFFAVIGFGILVPLLPHHWVPAGYACMGAIFAGHLVVHLTAVSIDPADANVRDKSYAGPLPIFNRSQHAHVIEDLHCNLCDVDVSARSKHCSACNKCVCGFDHHCKWLNNCVGERNYRLFLHSVASALLGVLLLVLVAIYVFVEFFVNPMRLRTNRHFEVLKNHTDVWFVFLPAAPVETQAPAILALAALLILLGLLSTALLGHLLCFHIYLMWHKLTTYEYIVQHRPPQEAKGAHRELESCPLKMRPIQETEFYMRTFSHVRPEPPGQTRPAAVNAKPSQLLATSGQGEPPLPSSPDTVALPPEIRPQKKRKLRVYKVPRAETLDQASPLPRLQEPGGPGHSSSPSTDSEGASPVHSAGRAGAYHSASAESMDEIPVAQTRLGSAALAAPGGKGREPGLALQARAPAVFVSRSSGEPGLRDCGAAGRPA, encoded by the exons ATGCTAGAACCCTCTGCAAGGTTCCCTTGCAGAGTAGCTGGGTGGTGGCTTCAGGTCCCAGCCTGCCACCCCCATGCTAAAACCTGGCTGCAGTGGGGCCCTGGGCTCCAGCGGGGCCTCCTCCGGACAGTGCTGTcactgctctttctctctctggagaTGAACATCTGCAATAAGCCCTCCAATAAGACGGCTCCTGAGAAGAGTGTGTGGACGGCGCCTGAGCAGGCCAGTAGACCCTCCCTGGAGCTGCCGGGCCAGCGATCCCGCCGCAATGGGTGGAGCTGGCCCCCTCACCCGCTCCAGATTGTGGCCTGGCTGCTGTACCTCTTCTTTGCTGTGATCGGCTTTGGGATCCTTGTTCCCCTCCTGCCTCACCACTGGGTGCCTGCTGGCTACGCT TGCATGGGTGCCATCTTTGCTGGCCACCTCGTGGTGCACCTGACCGCCGTCTCCATCGATCCAGCAGATGCCAACGTTCGGGACAAGAGCTATGCGGGTCCCCTACCCATCTTCAACCGCAGCCAACATGCTCATGTTATTGAAGACCTGCACTGCAACTTGTGCGATGTGGATGT GAGCGCCCGCTCCAAGCATTGCAGCGCCTGCAACAAGTGCGTTTGCGGCTTCGACCACCACTGCAAGTGGCTCAACAACTGCGTGGGCGAGAGGAACTACCG GCTCTTTCTACACAGTGTAGCATCCGCCTTACTGGGTGTCCTGCtcctggtgctggtggccatTTATGTCTTCGTGGAGTTCTTTGTCAACCCCATGAGGCTGCGCACCAACCGACACTTTGAAG TCCTGAAGAATCACACAGATGTGTGGTTCGTGTTCCTGCCTGCTGCCCCTGTGGAGACCCAGGCTCCTGCCATCCTGGCCCTGGCTGCCCTCCTGATCCTTCTGGGCCTGCTCTCCACAGCCCTGCTCGGCCACCTGCTCTGCTTCCACATTTATCTCA tgTGGCACAAGCTCACCACCTATGAGTACATCGTGCAGCACCGCCCACCACAGGAGGCAAAGGGGGCCCACAGGGAGCTCGAGTCATGCCCCCTCAAGATGCGGCCCATTCAG gaGACAGAGTTCTACATGCGGACCTTCAGCCATGTGCGCCCAGAGCCCCCCGGCCAGACCAGGCCAGCGGCAGTGAATGCCAA ACCCTCCCAGCTTCTTGCTACCAGTGGCCAAGGGGAGCCTccactgccctcctccccagacaCTGTCGCCCTGCCTCCTGAGATCCGACCCCAG aaaaagagaaagctgcGCGTGTATAAGGTTCCAAGAGCTGAGACCTTGGACCAGGCGTCCCCGCTGCCCAGGCTGCAGG AGCCCGGGGGGCCCGGCCACAGCTCCAGCCCGTCGACGGATTCCGAGGGCGCCAGCCCGGTGCACTCCGCTGGCCGTGCTGGCGCCTACCACTCGGCGTCAGCCGAGTCCATGGACGAGATTCCAGTGGCGCAGACGCGCCTGGGCAGTGCCGCTCTGGCCGCTCCAGGGGGCAAGGGCCGGGAGCCCGGGCTGGCGCTGCAGGCGCGTGCGCCCGCCGTTTTCGTGAGCCGGAGCAGCGGCGAGCCGGGATTGCGGGATTGCGGGGCGGCCGGGAGGCCCGCCTAG
- the ZDHHC1 gene encoding palmitoyltransferase ZDHHC1 isoform X4, producing MNICNKPSNKTAPEKSVWTAPEQASRPSLELPGQRSRRNGWSWPPHPLQIVAWLLYLFFAVIGFGILVPLLPHHWVPAGYACMGAIFAGHLVVHLTAVSIDPADANVRDKSYAGPLPIFNRSQHAHVIEDLHCNLCDVDVSARSKHCSACNKCVCGFDHHCKWLNNCVGERNYRLFLHSVASALLGVLLLVLVAIYVFVEFFVNPMRLRTNRHFEVLKNHTDVWFVFLPAAPVETQAPAILALAALLILLGLLSTALLGHLLCFHIYLMWHKLTTYEYIVQHRPPQEAKGAHRELESCPLKMRPIQETEFYMRTFSHVRPEPPGQTRPAAVNAKPSQLLATSGQGEPPLPSSPDTVALPPEIRPQKKRKLRVYKVPRAETLDQASPLPRLQEPGGPGHSSSPSTDSEGASPVHSAGRAGAYHSASAESMDEIPVAQTRLGSAALAAPGGKGREPGLALQARAPAVFVSRSSGEPGLRDCGAAGRPA from the exons aTGAACATCTGCAATAAGCCCTCCAATAAGACGGCTCCTGAGAAGAGTGTGTGGACGGCGCCTGAGCAGGCCAGTAGACCCTCCCTGGAGCTGCCGGGCCAGCGATCCCGCCGCAATGGGTGGAGCTGGCCCCCTCACCCGCTCCAGATTGTGGCCTGGCTGCTGTACCTCTTCTTTGCTGTGATCGGCTTTGGGATCCTTGTTCCCCTCCTGCCTCACCACTGGGTGCCTGCTGGCTACGCT TGCATGGGTGCCATCTTTGCTGGCCACCTCGTGGTGCACCTGACCGCCGTCTCCATCGATCCAGCAGATGCCAACGTTCGGGACAAGAGCTATGCGGGTCCCCTACCCATCTTCAACCGCAGCCAACATGCTCATGTTATTGAAGACCTGCACTGCAACTTGTGCGATGTGGATGT GAGCGCCCGCTCCAAGCATTGCAGCGCCTGCAACAAGTGCGTTTGCGGCTTCGACCACCACTGCAAGTGGCTCAACAACTGCGTGGGCGAGAGGAACTACCG GCTCTTTCTACACAGTGTAGCATCCGCCTTACTGGGTGTCCTGCtcctggtgctggtggccatTTATGTCTTCGTGGAGTTCTTTGTCAACCCCATGAGGCTGCGCACCAACCGACACTTTGAAG TCCTGAAGAATCACACAGATGTGTGGTTCGTGTTCCTGCCTGCTGCCCCTGTGGAGACCCAGGCTCCTGCCATCCTGGCCCTGGCTGCCCTCCTGATCCTTCTGGGCCTGCTCTCCACAGCCCTGCTCGGCCACCTGCTCTGCTTCCACATTTATCTCA tgTGGCACAAGCTCACCACCTATGAGTACATCGTGCAGCACCGCCCACCACAGGAGGCAAAGGGGGCCCACAGGGAGCTCGAGTCATGCCCCCTCAAGATGCGGCCCATTCAG gaGACAGAGTTCTACATGCGGACCTTCAGCCATGTGCGCCCAGAGCCCCCCGGCCAGACCAGGCCAGCGGCAGTGAATGCCAA ACCCTCCCAGCTTCTTGCTACCAGTGGCCAAGGGGAGCCTccactgccctcctccccagacaCTGTCGCCCTGCCTCCTGAGATCCGACCCCAG aaaaagagaaagctgcGCGTGTATAAGGTTCCAAGAGCTGAGACCTTGGACCAGGCGTCCCCGCTGCCCAGGCTGCAGG AGCCCGGGGGGCCCGGCCACAGCTCCAGCCCGTCGACGGATTCCGAGGGCGCCAGCCCGGTGCACTCCGCTGGCCGTGCTGGCGCCTACCACTCGGCGTCAGCCGAGTCCATGGACGAGATTCCAGTGGCGCAGACGCGCCTGGGCAGTGCCGCTCTGGCCGCTCCAGGGGGCAAGGGCCGGGAGCCCGGGCTGGCGCTGCAGGCGCGTGCGCCCGCCGTTTTCGTGAGCCGGAGCAGCGGCGAGCCGGGATTGCGGGATTGCGGGGCGGCCGGGAGGCCCGCCTAG
- the ZDHHC1 gene encoding palmitoyltransferase ZDHHC1 isoform X5, whose amino-acid sequence MYKMNICNKPSNKTAPEKSVWTAPEQASRPSLELPGQRSRRNGWSWPPHPLQIVAWLLYLFFAVIGFGILVPLLPHHWVPAGYACMGAIFAGHLVVHLTAVSIDPADANVRDKSYAGPLPIFNRSQHAHVIEDLHCNLCDVDVSARSKHCSACNKCVCGFDHHCKWLNNCVGERNYRLFLHSVASALLGVLLLVLVAIYVFVEFFVNPMRLRTNRHFEVLKNHTDVWFVFLPAAPVETQAPAILALAALLILLGLLSTALLGHLLCFHIYLMWHKLTTYEYIVQHRPPQEAKGAHRELESCPLKMRPIQETEFYMRTFSHVRPEPPGQTRPAAVNAKKRESCACIRFQELRPWTRRPRCPGCRSPGGPATAPARRRIPRAPARCTPLAVLAPTTRRQPSPWTRFQWRRRAWAVPLWPLQGARAGSPGWRCRRVRPPFS is encoded by the exons atgtacaaG aTGAACATCTGCAATAAGCCCTCCAATAAGACGGCTCCTGAGAAGAGTGTGTGGACGGCGCCTGAGCAGGCCAGTAGACCCTCCCTGGAGCTGCCGGGCCAGCGATCCCGCCGCAATGGGTGGAGCTGGCCCCCTCACCCGCTCCAGATTGTGGCCTGGCTGCTGTACCTCTTCTTTGCTGTGATCGGCTTTGGGATCCTTGTTCCCCTCCTGCCTCACCACTGGGTGCCTGCTGGCTACGCT TGCATGGGTGCCATCTTTGCTGGCCACCTCGTGGTGCACCTGACCGCCGTCTCCATCGATCCAGCAGATGCCAACGTTCGGGACAAGAGCTATGCGGGTCCCCTACCCATCTTCAACCGCAGCCAACATGCTCATGTTATTGAAGACCTGCACTGCAACTTGTGCGATGTGGATGT GAGCGCCCGCTCCAAGCATTGCAGCGCCTGCAACAAGTGCGTTTGCGGCTTCGACCACCACTGCAAGTGGCTCAACAACTGCGTGGGCGAGAGGAACTACCG GCTCTTTCTACACAGTGTAGCATCCGCCTTACTGGGTGTCCTGCtcctggtgctggtggccatTTATGTCTTCGTGGAGTTCTTTGTCAACCCCATGAGGCTGCGCACCAACCGACACTTTGAAG TCCTGAAGAATCACACAGATGTGTGGTTCGTGTTCCTGCCTGCTGCCCCTGTGGAGACCCAGGCTCCTGCCATCCTGGCCCTGGCTGCCCTCCTGATCCTTCTGGGCCTGCTCTCCACAGCCCTGCTCGGCCACCTGCTCTGCTTCCACATTTATCTCA tgTGGCACAAGCTCACCACCTATGAGTACATCGTGCAGCACCGCCCACCACAGGAGGCAAAGGGGGCCCACAGGGAGCTCGAGTCATGCCCCCTCAAGATGCGGCCCATTCAG gaGACAGAGTTCTACATGCGGACCTTCAGCCATGTGCGCCCAGAGCCCCCCGGCCAGACCAGGCCAGCGGCAGTGAATGCCAA aaaaagagaaagctgcGCGTGTATAAGGTTCCAAGAGCTGAGACCTTGGACCAGGCGTCCCCGCTGCCCAGGCTGCAGG AGCCCGGGGGGCCCGGCCACAGCTCCAGCCCGTCGACGGATTCCGAGGGCGCCAGCCCGGTGCACTCCGCTGGCCGTGCTGGCGCCTACCACTCGGCGTCAGCCGAGTCCATGGACGAGATTCCAGTGGCGCAGACGCGCCTGGGCAGTGCCGCTCTGGCCGCTCCAGGGGGCAAGGGCCGGGAGCCCGGGCTGGCGCTGCAGGCGCGTGCGCCCGCCGTTTTCGTGA
- the ZDHHC1 gene encoding palmitoyltransferase ZDHHC1 isoform X3 encodes MLEPSARFPCRVAGWWLQVPACHPHAKTWLQWGPGLQRGLLRTVLSLLFLSLEMNICNKPSNKTAPEKSVWTAPEQASRPSLELPGQRSRRNGWSWPPHPLQIVAWLLYLFFAVIGFGILVPLLPHHWVPAGYACMGAIFAGHLVVHLTAVSIDPADANVRDKSYAGPLPIFNRSQHAHVIEDLHCNLCDVDVSARSKHCSACNKCVCGFDHHCKWLNNCVGERNYRLFLHSVASALLGVLLLVLVAIYVFVEFFVNPMRLRTNRHFEVLKNHTDVWFVFLPAAPVETQAPAILALAALLILLGLLSTALLGHLLCFHIYLMWHKLTTYEYIVQHRPPQEAKGAHRELESCPLKMRPIQETEFYMRTFSHVRPEPPGQTRPAAVNAKKRESCACIRFQELRPWTRRPRCPGCRSPGGPATAPARRRIPRAPARCTPLAVLAPTTRRQPSPWTRFQWRRRAWAVPLWPLQGARAGSPGWRCRRVRPPFS; translated from the exons ATGCTAGAACCCTCTGCAAGGTTCCCTTGCAGAGTAGCTGGGTGGTGGCTTCAGGTCCCAGCCTGCCACCCCCATGCTAAAACCTGGCTGCAGTGGGGCCCTGGGCTCCAGCGGGGCCTCCTCCGGACAGTGCTGTcactgctctttctctctctggagaTGAACATCTGCAATAAGCCCTCCAATAAGACGGCTCCTGAGAAGAGTGTGTGGACGGCGCCTGAGCAGGCCAGTAGACCCTCCCTGGAGCTGCCGGGCCAGCGATCCCGCCGCAATGGGTGGAGCTGGCCCCCTCACCCGCTCCAGATTGTGGCCTGGCTGCTGTACCTCTTCTTTGCTGTGATCGGCTTTGGGATCCTTGTTCCCCTCCTGCCTCACCACTGGGTGCCTGCTGGCTACGCT TGCATGGGTGCCATCTTTGCTGGCCACCTCGTGGTGCACCTGACCGCCGTCTCCATCGATCCAGCAGATGCCAACGTTCGGGACAAGAGCTATGCGGGTCCCCTACCCATCTTCAACCGCAGCCAACATGCTCATGTTATTGAAGACCTGCACTGCAACTTGTGCGATGTGGATGT GAGCGCCCGCTCCAAGCATTGCAGCGCCTGCAACAAGTGCGTTTGCGGCTTCGACCACCACTGCAAGTGGCTCAACAACTGCGTGGGCGAGAGGAACTACCG GCTCTTTCTACACAGTGTAGCATCCGCCTTACTGGGTGTCCTGCtcctggtgctggtggccatTTATGTCTTCGTGGAGTTCTTTGTCAACCCCATGAGGCTGCGCACCAACCGACACTTTGAAG TCCTGAAGAATCACACAGATGTGTGGTTCGTGTTCCTGCCTGCTGCCCCTGTGGAGACCCAGGCTCCTGCCATCCTGGCCCTGGCTGCCCTCCTGATCCTTCTGGGCCTGCTCTCCACAGCCCTGCTCGGCCACCTGCTCTGCTTCCACATTTATCTCA tgTGGCACAAGCTCACCACCTATGAGTACATCGTGCAGCACCGCCCACCACAGGAGGCAAAGGGGGCCCACAGGGAGCTCGAGTCATGCCCCCTCAAGATGCGGCCCATTCAG gaGACAGAGTTCTACATGCGGACCTTCAGCCATGTGCGCCCAGAGCCCCCCGGCCAGACCAGGCCAGCGGCAGTGAATGCCAA aaaaagagaaagctgcGCGTGTATAAGGTTCCAAGAGCTGAGACCTTGGACCAGGCGTCCCCGCTGCCCAGGCTGCAGG AGCCCGGGGGGCCCGGCCACAGCTCCAGCCCGTCGACGGATTCCGAGGGCGCCAGCCCGGTGCACTCCGCTGGCCGTGCTGGCGCCTACCACTCGGCGTCAGCCGAGTCCATGGACGAGATTCCAGTGGCGCAGACGCGCCTGGGCAGTGCCGCTCTGGCCGCTCCAGGGGGCAAGGGCCGGGAGCCCGGGCTGGCGCTGCAGGCGCGTGCGCCCGCCGTTTTCGTGA